One Thermus caldifontis DNA segment encodes these proteins:
- a CDS encoding ABC transporter substrate-binding protein: MRKVWLGLVAMAGLALGQQQVTILWSGAITGPTSDAGAPYGAAVEDYCKYANERKLIPGVVLNCLVRDDQYNNANTQRFFEEALDRYKIPVFLSYATGANLQLKALIQEVKVPTIPASMHVELIDAPNNEYFFIPTTTYSEQVVALLEYIAKQKKGAKVALVVHPSPFGRAPVADARKAAAQLGLQIVDVQEVGAGNLDNTALLKRFEGAGVEFIVHQNVAGPVANILKDAKRLGLDKKIKQLGAHYTGGPDLINLAGDAAEGFLWVTSFYMYHEDAPGIRLQKELGEKYKRPQSIVESVNYTNGMLATAIAVEAMRRAQERFKRITGETVYQALIGMNGPNAFKPGFAVSTKQGIEIDFTKSEHTGAEGLRILEAKGGRFVPITEPFTSALFRKVHYGK; this comes from the coding sequence ATGCGAAAGGTTTGGTTGGGTCTTGTAGCCATGGCGGGGCTGGCCTTGGGCCAGCAACAGGTGACCATCCTGTGGTCGGGGGCCATCACCGGTCCCACCTCGGATGCGGGGGCTCCTTACGGGGCGGCGGTGGAGGACTACTGCAAGTACGCCAACGAAAGAAAGCTCATCCCCGGGGTGGTGTTGAACTGCTTGGTGAGGGACGACCAGTACAACAACGCCAACACCCAGCGCTTCTTTGAGGAGGCCCTGGACCGGTATAAGATACCTGTTTTCCTCTCCTACGCCACCGGGGCCAACCTGCAGCTTAAGGCCCTGATCCAGGAGGTGAAGGTGCCCACCATTCCCGCCTCCATGCACGTGGAGCTCATTGACGCTCCCAACAACGAGTACTTCTTCATCCCCACCACCACCTACTCCGAGCAGGTGGTGGCCCTTTTGGAGTACATCGCCAAGCAGAAGAAGGGGGCTAAGGTGGCCTTGGTGGTGCATCCCTCGCCCTTTGGCCGGGCCCCGGTGGCCGATGCCCGCAAGGCGGCGGCCCAGCTTGGCCTGCAGATCGTGGACGTGCAGGAGGTGGGGGCGGGGAACCTGGACAATACCGCTCTCTTGAAGCGCTTTGAGGGGGCAGGGGTGGAGTTCATCGTGCACCAGAACGTGGCCGGCCCTGTGGCCAACATCCTCAAGGACGCCAAGCGCCTGGGACTGGACAAGAAGATCAAGCAGCTTGGGGCCCACTACACCGGTGGCCCTGACCTCATCAACCTGGCGGGGGATGCGGCGGAGGGGTTCTTGTGGGTGACGAGCTTTTACATGTACCACGAGGATGCCCCAGGTATTCGCCTGCAAAAGGAGCTGGGGGAGAAGTACAAGCGCCCCCAAAGCATCGTGGAGAGCGTGAACTACACCAACGGCATGCTGGCCACCGCCATTGCCGTGGAGGCCATGCGCCGGGCCCAGGAGCGGTTCAAGCGCATCACCGGAGAGACCGTTTACCAGGCCCTCATCGGCATGAACGGCCCCAACGCCTTTAAGCCTGGCTTTGCCGTTTCCACCAAGCAGGGCATTGAGATTGACTTCACCAAGAGCGAGCACACCGGGGCGGAGGGCTTGAGGATCCTCGAGGCCAAAGGGGGTCGCTTTGTCCCCATCACCGAGCCCTTCACCTCGGCCCTCTTCCGCAAGGTGCACTACGGCAAGTAG